In Patescibacteria group bacterium, the sequence GGTAATGAAATGAAAATGCCCCCTATTACACAATTGATTTTTAATGTTTCTTTCTTTCTTTCAGATTATGGATTATATATTCTTGGATTTTTAATTTTATTGCTAGTGGGAATCATTATGTTTTATAAATTTAGTTTGGTGGGCAGAAGATTGTTTCAGCGTTTGGCTTTTAAAATACCATTAGTTAATAATATCTTGTACAAAATGTCTTATCAACGATTTGCTGTTACTTTTGGGGCTTTAATGCGCGCTGGTTTGCCTATTTTGGAGAATTTAGAAATTACAGCGACAACAGTTGGCAATGAAGAGATGAGGCAGGCCTTATTGCGTATTGCTCACGAAGGTGTTGTTAAGGGAGTGACACTGGGCGATGCTTTTAGGAGAGAAGAAGCATTTCCTCAAACTATCAGAACCCTAATTTCTATTGGCGAAAAAGCTGGTCATACCGAAGAAGTTTTACATACTTTGTCCGAGTTTTACGATAGCGAAATTGATGCAGCAGTGAAATCTTTAGTTTCTATTTTTGAACCATTAATGCTTGTAATTATTGGTTTGGTGGTGGGTGGTATTGCTTTGGCGGTTATTTTACCGGTTTATCAATTTACAACTCAATTGGGTGGTGTTTAAAAATTTATGAAAAATTTCTATAGAAATAATTATCAACAATGGGGTTTTACGCTGGTGGAATTACTAATTTCCTTGACTATTATTGCCATTGTTTCTGTTATTGGCTTTACCAATTTAACTGGTACCAGAGAAAAAATGGCAGTTAATTTGGAGGTTGAAAAAATAGCCACCTATTTAAGGAGTGTGCGCGATAGAGCGATTGCTGGCGAAGATGATTCTTCTTGGGGTGTAAGATTTGTCAACAATGTCTCGGGTGATGATGTTTACTATTCCTTTAAGGGATTAAGTTTTAGTAGTACTTCTATAGTGGAAACGCGATTTTTATCAAAAAAAACACAGTTAGCTATTCCCGCGGTTGGTTCAACGACCGATATCATTTTTGTCAAAGGTAGCGGGAGTGTTGTTGCCACTTCTACCATTAGAATTCAATCTAGAACTAATCAATCATTTTTTGGCGATATCCAAGTAAATTCACGCGGATTAGTCAATTATTAATATGTTTAAATTTAATGTTAAAGATCAAAAAGGGCAGATGTTGGCAGAAATTTTGGTGGCAGTAGTTCTGGCCGGTA encodes:
- a CDS encoding type II secretion system GspH family protein is translated as MKNFYRNNYQQWGFTLVELLISLTIIAIVSVIGFTNLTGTREKMAVNLEVEKIATYLRSVRDRAIAGEDDSSWGVRFVNNVSGDDVYYSFKGLSFSSTSIVETRFLSKKTQLAIPAVGSTTDIIFVKGSGSVVATSTIRIQSRTNQSFFGDIQVNSRGLVNY
- a CDS encoding type II secretion system F family protein yields the protein MLFRYRASDSEGKIIEGEGDFINENAVLEFLKGKNLNPINLELVATKTKLRASLLGSPINITDQIFLTRYLALMLKVGTDIFKAIDILIADFEKPSVRSLLIEIRENLSKGQPFYSTFAKYPKIFSPVFTNLIRAGEASGNLEKVFEELSESLEKQRDLGQRIKSALIYPILLVVASIGIVALLVTFAIPKMATLFQGNEMKMPPITQLIFNVSFFLSDYGLYILGFLILLLVGIIMFYKFSLVGRRLFQRLAFKIPLVNNILYKMSYQRFAVTFGALMRAGLPILENLEITATTVGNEEMRQALLRIAHEGVVKGVTLGDAFRREEAFPQTIRTLISIGEKAGHTEEVLHTLSEFYDSEIDAAVKSLVSIFEPLMLVIIGLVVGGIALAVILPVYQFTTQLGGV